The Sphingomonas sp. KR3-1 genome contains a region encoding:
- a CDS encoding ABC transporter ATP-binding protein, with the protein MSTRPPRDDIVIAVRGLKNCFGDQVVHEGLDLEVRRGEILGVVGGSGTGKSVLMRSIIGLQTPVEGEVEVFGENTIGREETEATAIRKRWGILFQGGALFSTLTVSENVQVPLKEFYPQLDQALLDEIAAYKVVMTGLPPEAAPKYPSELSGGMKKRAGLARALALDPELLFLDEPTAGLDPIGAAAFDELTASLQKTLGLTVFLITHDLDTLYAICDRVAVLADKKVIAVGTIPELLALDHPWIQEYFNGPRGRAAVGSAKAHQVAQAAENRAEDRG; encoded by the coding sequence ATGAGCACGCGCCCGCCCCGCGACGATATCGTCATCGCCGTCCGCGGCCTGAAGAACTGCTTCGGCGACCAGGTCGTGCACGAGGGGCTCGACCTCGAGGTGCGCCGCGGCGAGATCCTCGGCGTGGTCGGCGGATCGGGCACCGGCAAGTCGGTGCTGATGCGCTCGATCATCGGCCTGCAGACCCCGGTCGAAGGCGAAGTCGAAGTGTTCGGCGAGAACACGATCGGCCGCGAGGAGACCGAGGCGACGGCGATCCGCAAGCGCTGGGGCATCCTGTTCCAGGGCGGCGCGCTGTTCTCGACGCTCACCGTGTCCGAGAACGTCCAGGTCCCGCTCAAGGAATTCTACCCCCAGCTCGACCAGGCGCTGCTCGACGAGATCGCCGCCTACAAGGTGGTGATGACCGGCCTGCCGCCCGAGGCCGCGCCCAAATACCCCTCCGAGCTTTCGGGCGGCATGAAGAAGCGCGCCGGGCTGGCGCGCGCGCTGGCGCTCGATCCCGAGCTGCTGTTCCTCGACGAGCCCACCGCCGGGCTCGATCCGATCGGCGCGGCGGCGTTCGACGAGCTCACCGCGTCGCTCCAGAAGACGCTCGGGCTCACCGTGTTCCTGATCACCCATGATCTCGACACGCTCTACGCCATCTGCGACCGCGTCGCGGTGCTGGCGGACAAGAAGGTTATCGCAGTCGGAACCATTCCCGAGCTGCTCGCCTTGGATCACCCGTGGATCCAGGAATATTTCAACGGACCGCGCGGACGCGCCGCGGTCGGCAGCGCCAAGGCGCACCAGGTCGCGCAGGCGGCCGAAAACAGGGCTGAGGACAGGGGCTGA
- a CDS encoding HAD-IB family hydrolase, which translates to MRYLAIYDMDKTITAAPTWTRFLIAAAKRRAPWRLALFPAVGVAGLGYLLKLTDRVGLKQFSQRLLLGGALTPAEMAAVAEAFAEHEATHGVLHGARERIAADRAQGYRIVMATASHGYYAAAIARRLGIDDVIATEAKRDGQGRILSLIEGDNCYGPVKLQRIESWMAGQGIPRGSAHIRAYSDHVSDAPMLAWADEGYAVNAHGPLQKLAVEKGWPLFDWR; encoded by the coding sequence ATGCGATACCTTGCAATCTACGACATGGACAAGACGATCACCGCGGCACCGACCTGGACGCGGTTCCTGATCGCGGCGGCGAAGCGGCGCGCGCCGTGGCGGCTGGCGCTGTTCCCGGCGGTGGGCGTGGCGGGCCTGGGCTATCTGCTCAAGCTGACCGACCGGGTGGGCCTCAAGCAATTCTCGCAGCGCCTGCTGCTCGGCGGGGCGCTGACGCCGGCGGAAATGGCGGCGGTCGCCGAAGCCTTTGCCGAGCATGAAGCTACGCACGGCGTGCTCCACGGCGCGCGCGAACGGATCGCTGCGGACCGGGCCCAAGGCTATCGCATCGTCATGGCGACGGCCTCGCATGGCTATTACGCCGCCGCGATCGCGCGCCGCCTGGGCATCGACGATGTGATCGCAACCGAGGCGAAGCGCGATGGGCAAGGCCGGATTCTCTCCCTGATCGAAGGGGATAACTGTTACGGCCCCGTAAAGCTCCAAAGAATCGAGAGCTGGATGGCGGGGCAGGGCATTCCGCGTGGCAGCGCGCACATCCGGGCCTATTCGGACCATGTCTCCGACGCGCCGATGCTGGCCTGGGCGGACGAGGGCTATGCGGTCAACGCGCATGGGCCGTTGCAGAAGCTTGCGGTCGAGAAGGGCTGGCCGCTTTTCGACTGGAGATAA
- a CDS encoding ABC transporter permease, which produces MSARADFERVDSDGGGATLRFTGNLVLACIGDLADRLEAQDGAVARIDLSGIDRIDTVGAWVVHRFARDKEATVEGLEGDEQHLFDQVVAAEHPIALPPEPASAFVHLLGEVGDAVFTAAHTLYGLLGFLGATLIAFWNVATHPRRFRFNATVQRFEVVGVSALWIIGLMSFLIGIVIAQQGAVQLRQFGAEVYTINLVGRITLRELGVLMTAIMIAGRSGSAFAAQIGTMKLTEEIDAMRTIGVSPMEALVLPRTLAVVMMMPLLGFYSALIGIIGGGLLCWVQLGIPPVTFIQRIREVVPLSDLWVGLVKAPVFGAIIAIAGCFQGMQVEGDAEQVGHRTTTAVVQGIFLVIVLDAFFAVFFSQIGWI; this is translated from the coding sequence ATGAGCGCCAGGGCGGATTTCGAGAGGGTTGATTCCGATGGCGGCGGCGCGACGCTCCGCTTCACCGGCAATCTCGTGCTCGCCTGCATCGGCGACCTGGCCGACCGGCTCGAGGCGCAGGACGGCGCGGTCGCCCGGATCGATCTTTCGGGGATCGACCGGATCGACACCGTCGGCGCCTGGGTGGTCCACCGCTTCGCGCGCGACAAGGAAGCCACGGTCGAGGGGCTCGAGGGCGACGAGCAGCATCTGTTCGACCAGGTCGTCGCCGCCGAGCATCCGATCGCGCTCCCGCCCGAGCCCGCCTCCGCCTTCGTCCACCTGCTCGGTGAGGTCGGCGATGCGGTATTCACCGCGGCGCACACGCTCTACGGCCTGCTCGGCTTCCTGGGCGCCACGCTGATCGCCTTCTGGAACGTCGCCACGCATCCGCGCCGCTTCCGCTTCAACGCCACCGTCCAGCGCTTCGAGGTCGTCGGCGTCTCGGCGCTGTGGATCATCGGGCTGATGAGCTTCCTGATCGGCATCGTCATCGCCCAGCAGGGCGCGGTGCAACTCCGCCAGTTCGGCGCCGAGGTCTATACGATCAACCTGGTCGGCCGCATCACCTTGCGCGAGCTCGGCGTGCTGATGACCGCGATCATGATCGCCGGCCGCTCGGGCTCGGCCTTCGCCGCGCAGATCGGCACGATGAAGCTCACCGAAGAGATCGACGCGATGCGCACGATCGGCGTCTCGCCGATGGAGGCGCTGGTGCTGCCGCGCACGCTGGCGGTAGTGATGATGATGCCGCTGCTCGGCTTCTATTCGGCGCTGATCGGCATCATCGGCGGCGGCCTGCTCTGCTGGGTGCAGCTCGGCATCCCTCCGGTGACCTTCATCCAGCGCATCCGCGAAGTCGTGCCGCTCAGCGACCTGTGGGTCGGCCTGGTCAAGGCGCCGGTGTTCGGCGCGATCATCGCCATCGCCGGCTGCTTCCAGGGCATGCAGGTCGAGGGCGATGCCGAGCAGGTCGGCCACCGCACCACCACGGCGGTGGTGCAGGGAATCTTCCTGGTGATCGTGCTCGACGCCTTTTTCGCCGTGTTCTTCAGCCAGATCGGGTGGATATGA
- a CDS encoding DUF445 domain-containing protein, with protein sequence MRLVATGLLIAMAALFLLARAFDAVHPAFGYVRAFAEAAMVGGLADWFAVTALFRHPLHLPIPHTAIIPRNKDRIASTLAQFLRDNFLTPKVVARRMQRLDIAGAAGRWLANPVHGDGRIGRSASRLAADFLESLDQERLGGMAKGAIAARLRGIDLAPLLGQALGAAIAKNRHLPLLDGMIRWAGRMLAMNDHLIREMVHARAGGIMRWTGLDETLANKIIEGLDKLLTEMAEDPEHPLRRKAEEGLERFADDLQHKPELREKVEAFKLEMLENQAFQKWIDGLWETSRAALLRLARDPGKALGGRMGETLRQFGVTLQQDKRLADTINRFARRSAVGAATDYGDGIVRLVSDTIRGWDAQTVTGRLENAVGRDLQYIRINGTLVGGLVGVAIHIVDALL encoded by the coding sequence ATGCGCCTGGTCGCCACCGGCCTGCTGATCGCGATGGCGGCGCTGTTCCTGCTCGCCCGCGCGTTCGACGCCGTCCATCCGGCGTTCGGCTATGTCCGCGCCTTTGCCGAGGCGGCGATGGTCGGCGGCCTGGCCGACTGGTTCGCGGTGACCGCGCTGTTCCGCCACCCGCTCCATTTGCCGATCCCGCACACCGCGATCATCCCGCGCAACAAGGACCGGATCGCCTCCACCCTCGCCCAGTTCCTCCGCGACAATTTCCTCACCCCCAAGGTCGTCGCACGGCGGATGCAGCGGCTCGACATCGCCGGCGCGGCGGGGCGCTGGCTCGCCAACCCGGTGCATGGCGACGGCCGGATCGGGCGCAGCGCCAGCCGCCTCGCCGCCGATTTCCTCGAATCGCTCGACCAGGAGCGGCTGGGCGGCATGGCCAAGGGCGCGATCGCCGCGCGGTTGCGCGGGATCGACCTCGCCCCGCTGCTCGGCCAGGCGCTCGGCGCCGCGATCGCCAAGAACCGCCACCTGCCGCTGCTCGACGGGATGATCCGCTGGGCGGGACGGATGCTGGCGATGAACGACCATCTGATCCGCGAGATGGTCCACGCCCGCGCCGGCGGCATCATGCGCTGGACCGGGCTCGACGAGACGCTCGCCAACAAGATCATCGAGGGGCTCGACAAGCTGCTGACCGAGATGGCCGAGGATCCCGAGCATCCGCTGCGCCGCAAGGCCGAGGAGGGGCTGGAGCGCTTCGCCGATGACCTCCAGCACAAGCCCGAGCTGCGCGAAAAGGTCGAGGCGTTCAAGCTCGAGATGCTCGAGAACCAGGCCTTCCAGAAGTGGATCGACGGGCTGTGGGAAACCAGCCGCGCCGCGCTGCTCCGCCTGGCGCGCGATCCCGGCAAGGCGCTCGGCGGCCGGATGGGCGAGACGCTGCGCCAGTTCGGCGTCACCCTCCAGCAGGACAAGCGCCTGGCCGACACGATCAACCGCTTCGCGCGCCGCAGCGCGGTCGGCGCCGCCACCGATTATGGCGACGGCATCGTCCGGCTGGTCTCCGACACGATCCGCGGCTGGGACGCGCAGACCGTCACCGGCCGGCTGGAAAACGCCGTCGGCCGCGACCTGCAGTATATCCGCATCAACGGCACGCTGGTCGGCGGGCTGGTCGGCGTCGCGATCCACATCGTGGACGCGCTGCTCTAG
- a CDS encoding pyridoxamine 5'-phosphate oxidase family protein: MAKTLKELAELMKDVDFAMLSTHTENGAIAARPMSNNRDVDYDGDNWFFACEDTRLIADIGADANVGLGFQAKGGLLGMKPVFVHIEGRAELIRDKAAFEAHWTKGLSMWFKQGVDTPGLVLIKVHGTRAHYWDGEDQGEIVLEGVAA, encoded by the coding sequence ATGGCCAAGACTCTGAAAGAGCTCGCTGAACTGATGAAGGACGTCGATTTCGCGATGCTCTCCACGCACACCGAGAATGGCGCGATCGCCGCGCGCCCGATGAGCAACAACCGCGACGTCGACTATGACGGCGACAATTGGTTCTTCGCCTGCGAGGACACGCGGCTGATCGCCGATATCGGCGCGGACGCCAATGTCGGCCTGGGCTTCCAGGCGAAGGGCGGGCTGCTCGGCATGAAGCCGGTCTTCGTCCATATCGAGGGCCGCGCCGAGCTGATCCGCGACAAGGCGGCGTTCGAGGCGCATTGGACCAAGGGCCTGTCGATGTGGTTCAAGCAGGGCGTCGACACGCCGGGGCTGGTGCTGATCAAGGTCCATGGCACGCGCGCCCATTATTGGGACGGCGAGGACCAGGGCGAGATCGTGCTGGAGGGCGTGGCGGCCTAG